The genomic stretch ATTACCCATTGATAGTCCGAATCCTCTTTTCCGGTATCTCCGGTTTCTTCAGCCAAAAATTTATGTTCGGGGAAATATGACTTAATCGTTTCAATTATGGCATTTTCAGCCTTGAAATCGTATTCGGTCACCAAATTGTTGATTCCTGTCTTGTTTTTTATTTCAAATGTCGAACCGAAGCCTTCTTTCAATATAGCTCCCGCTTTGAGGGCAGCTTCGACAGCACATTTTTCGAGTAATTCTAACATTGTTTTCAATTTTTCTTGCTTAAATTAAATATTAAAAATATATAGAGACATATGAACTTGACTTATTTTATAAAAAAAAACCGAATCCATACAGATTCGGTTTTTTAATCAATTCTTAATCAAAAATTAAATTTTTGTTGCTACTGATTTTCCTTGCAAAAATAGCATGAAATAATCACGGCTTCCGGCTTTAGAATCTGTACCGCTCATGTTGAATCCGCCGAATGGATGGACGTCAACTAATGCACCTGTGCATTTGCGATTCAAATAGAGGTTCCCCACGTGGAATTCACGTTTAGCACGTTCGAGTTTCGCTTCATTTTTGGAATAAACTGCGCCTGTCAAACCATAGAGTGTACCATTTGCAATATCCAAAGCGTGGTCGTAATCGCGTGCTTTTGTGACAGCCAAAACAGGACCAAAAATTTCTTCTTGGGCAAGTCGGGCATTTTCATCAATGTCAATAAATACAGTCGGCTCGATATAATATCCGTCCAAAGATTCGACTTTTTTGCCACCACAAAGTAATTTGCCTTCTTCGTGACCAATTTTGATATATTCCAACATTGATTTTTCGGCACTTTGATTGATGACAGGACCGACACGGTAATCTTCTCTCGGGTCGCCGATTTTGAAAGTTTCGACTTCGAGTTTCAATTTTGCAACGAATTCATCATAAATTGATGCGTCAATGATTGCACGTGAACAAGCTGAACATTTTTGTCCTTGGAAACCGAATGCAGATGCAGCGACACCTTTTACAGCATCATCAACGTCGGCTTCGGAGTCAACGATAATTGCATCTTTTCCGCCCATTTCCGCAACGACTCTTTTTATCCATAGTTGTCCGGGATTTGCTTTGGCGGCACGTTCGATAA from Candidatus Kapaibacterium sp. encodes the following:
- a CDS encoding inositol monophosphatase; the protein is MLELLEKCAVEAALKAGAILKEGFGSTFEIKNKTGINNLVTEYDFKAENAIIETIKSYFPEHKFLAEETGDTGKEDSDYQWV